In Spiroplasma corruscae, the genomic stretch CTATAATTTTAAATGGTATCAATAAGTTAGTTCCGGTTAGTATTTTAGAATTTAAAATGTTAGTAACTGCTGCTGTTTTAACTGCTGGTGTTATGTTTACTAACCAAATACCAACAATGTTTGCAGCATATACAAATGAGAGTGTTGGTCAAACTGAAGGGGTCAATGCTATTAAAAACAAATACAATAGCAGCCAACAAAAAGTAAAAAGTGTTGTTGGAAAATTTAGTGGTAGTGGTAAAAAAAGTGATAGTGGTAGTGGTAGAGTAATGGGAAGCAGTTAAATATGGTTAAAAAAACTAAAGTTAATGTTTTTAAAAAAGACAAAATAATTTTAATAGTTTGTATTATTTGTTTTTGTTTATTTCCAGTTTTTATTTTTGGAATATATTCAATAGCTTCGAATAAAGAAAAACCTAAAAAATACGACCCTTTAAATGATACTGCAGAAGTAATAAGAAATAGTAATTTTGAAGGTTTTAATAGTAATGAAGAAGATAGTAGAAGTTATATAATTTTATTTACTCACTATTTAGATAATAGTTTTGCTAAAGAATGAAAATTTTATAATAAGTTGTTTATTGAAAATGAAATAGTAATAACTAATTCAACAGATGTAATTATTTCAACTATTGAGGTAGAGTATATTAGTATGGTTGATAATAATGTTGTTGCTGATAATAAATTTAAAGAAGAATTTCAAATAATATATGATTTTTTATATGATTTTAATAATAGTGATATTGATAGAATTTATTTAGATAAACAATTTTTGAATTTAAAAGAGTATATTAAAGATTTGAAAATAAATTGAATTAAAGAAAAAGAGTAGACCTATTTTGGTTTATTTTTTTGTTTTATGATAAAAACTAGATAAAGTTAAATAATCATTGTTTAACAACGTCTAACAATACAATAAGAGTGTTTTTTGAAAGCTTTTTCAAGTTTAAAATATAGTATAATTAATGTTAAAGGAGTTATTATGAAATTAAGTAAAAAATCTAAAAAAATATTGAGTAAAGTTGATGGAAGTTCAATAAATTTTAAAAAAATAATAAGAAGGGGGAAATACGAAGTAAATTTAGATGATAATGAAAGCATGAATAAATTTTTAAAGGAGTATGAAGAAAACCCTAAAGATCAAGATTTAGCAATGATAATGTTAATGATATATATGCTAGATTATTATAGTGAGGAGTTTAAAATTGAAAAATAATGAGATAGATTACTTTGATAGATTGTTAAATAATGTTAGTGATAATCTTAAAAAAAGTATTAAAATAGAAGAGGTTGATAACTTTAAAAATAATTTAGAAAAGTTTAATGAACTAAAAGTGTATGCAAAATATAATTATATGAATTATGATGAATTTAGAGCAAATAATGACACAAGAAATTTAGTTACTGAATTGGTTAAAAAAATACAAAAATATGATAAAAAAGTAAAAAAAGTTATAAATGAAAGTTATGAAAGTTTTATTGAAAAAGAGTTTCAAAAATTACCAAAAATGAGTGATGTAGAGTGAAAGAAAAAAGGAGAGGAAAATTATATAAATTTAATTAATGATATTAACGAGGAGATAGAGCTAATAAATATAAGTAAAAAGAAGTTAATGGAAATTAAATATCAAAAAATGGTAGAAAAGTATGAAAAAACACTTAAAGAAAAAGAAATATTAATTAAAGATAAAGAAACAGCTGATAAAGATAAAGAAACAGCTGATAAAGATAAAGAAGCAAAGGTTAAAGATAAAGAAACAGAGGCTAAAGAAAAAGAAATATTAATTAAAAAAAATAAGAATTATAAGGAAAAATTGTCAACTTTGAAGGTTGATAAAGAAAGAAGTATAGAAGATATTAAGAAAAATAAAAATTTAAGTAAAGAACAAAAGGAAGAGGTTATTAATATTATAAAAAGGGTTAAGAAAGATGAGCGCTAAAATAAAAAGGATAAAGAATATAAAAGAAGATCCAGTATATAAAAAAATAATGGCTAAAAATAAAGAAAATTTAGATAAAAGGTATGAAAAGTTTGAGAAAATGTTCGATAAAATGGAAGCTATGGCTGATGAATTGATACTAGATTATAGAACTTTAGCTAAAGATTATAGAACTTTAGCTAAAGATTATAGAACTTTAGCTAAAGATTATAGAACTTTAGCTAAAGATTATAGAAATATAAGAGAGACATATAAAGAATTAAGGTTGGATTTAGTATTTCAAATGGCGGAATTGAGACAAATTTCTAAGGATTTGGAAGAAATTAATGAGTGGGTTAGAGAAGAAACTAGAAGAGATCAATATGTAAAAGGATTGAGATATAAGTATGATGCTTAATCTCTTTTTTTATAATTTTGGGTTATAATTTTTTTATAAGGAGAAAATATATATGAAAAAATTATTGAGTTTATTTGGAGTGTTGGGGATAGGTGCTAGTGGAAGTAGTTTTGTTGTAAGTTGTGGAAATGATAGTAGTGAGCATAAAGACCCTAATGAAGGGGCTGAAAACGAAAGTTTAGATGCAATGATTGAAAGATATAAAGAATTGCAAAAAAGAAGTGATGAGTTATCGGAAATTGTGCATGGAAAAGAAGTTCAATCTCACAGAGAAGATGATGAATGATTGAAAAATAATAAAGATGTACAAGAAGATTTAATTGTTGGAGTTGATTTGGAAGTATTAAATTATTTGATTTGTCAAAAGGATGGGGGAATTGATAAATTAAAAGAAATTGGAGTGAGTGAATGAGAAATATATGATAGTAAAGAAAAGTTAGAAAAACAATTGAATTACACAGTTAATGAAACGGGTGCTAGTGATGAAACAAAAGAATATACTAGAAAATTGATTGAAAAATATTGTAAATAAAAAGGCTGGGGCCTTTTTTTATTTATAATATTTGTGGAGGTTATAATGAAAAGAATTGTATGTTGAACAATACTAGTTTATTTAATAATTTTGGGTTTATTTTTAGTTAGTAAAAAGGAGGATAAAATCGATTTATTTAATGGTGGAGAAAAAAATAGTTTGGTGCAGAGTAGGGTTGATCCAGTTTATCCAAGTAAAGAAATTGAAGTGAATAAAAAAACAAATATGATTGATACATTTGTTGAACTTGAAAAGTCTGGTGATATACAAGAAGGACCGGTTGGAGTTGATAATAGTGTTAATATAAAAGATTATGCAAGTAATAAAAATGAGTTTTTGAAATATTATAAAAGTGTGAGTGTTCAAGTTTGGGTGGGGGTAAGTTATTATACATATTGTTCAAGTTCAGACTGTGCAAGAAGGTATGAAAAAGATTTTAAGTTTGATATTAAAATAAGTGGGAGTAACACAGGATATCAAAAAATATTATGAAAGGATTTATATTGAAATAGAGATAGGGTGTATGTTGCTTTTGAAGTTCATATTGAAGAGTTTTGGAATGGGGATAATTTTGGGATAAGAACTGGAGTAAAAAGTATTTTGCATAATGAAAGTAAAAAAGATTATACAAATATGCAAAGTGAGATTAGTTTTAAAAAGTATAGTTTAAATAGTGCATTTAACTTTGATACATTTTTTAATAAATTAGATAGTAATAGTAATGGATTGGGTAGAGGGAGTAAAAATGGAGGAAGTGCAAGCAGTAACAAAGCTAAGGGGATTAGTATTGTTAGTAAGGATAGTCCAGTAATTGATAGTGAAAATAATAGGGCTATGATTATAAAAGAAGTAAAAAAAAGAATTGTTGATTGTTTTGATGGAAATAATGGAATTATTGATTGATTTGAGAATGTTGGTAACGGAGGGAAGAATGGTTTAGAAATCACTATTCCTAAACAAGAGAATGGAAGTGCTATAAATGCACCAAGAGTAGTTACACAATTTAGTTTTAATAGAAAAGATAATGGACAACCAAGAGAAGAAAAATGGAGTTTTACAACTGATGTTGATTTTAAACTTGATAATGAGTATTGAACAAAAAATATTTATGAAAGACTTGTAATAAGTCCTGGGAGTGTAATTGATAGTGATGGAATTAATATAATAAAAGATATTGAAGAAGTTGATAATGAGGGTAAGGGCAAAGAACAAAAATATAATGAAGGAAAGATAAAATATCATACAACAGTTGGATTAAGTTTTGGAGAAAAGAAAGATAATCCTAATGATAAAGATTATGATCATATAAGTATAAATGGAGTACAACTTAATGGATATAATGGGCAATATAATTATGTTTTAGAGCATTTTGTTTTTGATTTTAATAATCAAGAAAATGTTGAAAATTCAACAAGTTATAAAGTTGAGATAACGCATGATGCTAATCCAAACATTCAAGGGGATGTTGGTGGTAAATGAAGTTGTGAAATTATTGTTGAAAATTCAATGGATAGTTTAAATTTGAGTCTTATGAACTGAGGTGAAAATAACCCTGATTATGAAAAGTTAACTTCTCCTACTATTAAAGACCCTGCAACTGGTAAGGAAAAAGATAACCCTGATTATGACCCTAGAATTAATAAAAAAACTGGGACTAAAGAAAAATTGATATGGGTACACAAACAAAGTAATGAGAATTTACCTTTTGAATTAGACCCTGTAAGTGATGATAATTATTTGATTGATTCTAAGGATAAGAAAGATTATGATTTAGGGTACATAGCTTTGGCAAGTGAAGTCGGTGGGGCTGGATTTAGTAATTATTGGGGTAATGAAACTTTTAGTGCAGTTAATAGATATAAGATCGATACAAATATGGAAACAAATAATGAAAGCAATCCATATGTTGTTGAAAAAAATGTTAGTAGTGTGCAAACATTTGAAGGTTTGTATCACTTTACAATTGAGTCAGATGTGAAAAAAAGCACTGAAGGTAAAAAAAACCCCCCCTATTATTTACAAAAATTTATGTATGTAAATAAAAATTATGGTGACTTTATTAAAGATATTAATGCCATAAATAAAAATAATATAGTGAGTGATTTTTGGTCAACATCACACGGAGATCATTTAAGAGATTATATGATTAGGTATAAAGGTTGAAATGTTGCGG encodes the following:
- a CDS encoding lipoprotein, with product MKKLLSLFGVLGIGASGSSFVVSCGNDSSEHKDPNEGAENESLDAMIERYKELQKRSDELSEIVHGKEVQSHREDDEWLKNNKDVQEDLIVGVDLEVLNYLICQKDGGIDKLKEIGVSEWEIYDSKEKLEKQLNYTVNETGASDETKEYTRKLIEKYCK